Proteins encoded by one window of Chloroflexota bacterium:
- a CDS encoding DUF5989 family protein produces the protein MKVIKSIGTRLDIVGELFSFLWKRRLWWMIPMMVVLVTLGLLLVFAQASGLAPFIYTLF, from the coding sequence AAAGTTATTAAGAGCATTGGAACTCGCCTGGACATCGTAGGCGAGTTGTTCAGCTTCCTGTGGAAACGCCGGCTGTGGTGGATGATTCCGATGATGGTTGTTCTCGTTACACTGGGTTTACTCCTGGTATTCGCCCAGGCGTCTGGCCTTGCTCCGTTCATTTACACGCTTTTTTGA
- a CDS encoding NADH-quinone oxidoreductase subunit A, producing the protein MELANFQFIGILAIVAFIFPFVGVFVASLLRPKKPNRLKNVTYECGVETYGDAWSQFKAQYYLFALIFVIFDVEAVFLFPWAVAYDKLPLYALFEVAVFVLILLAGLVYAWRTGALEWN; encoded by the coding sequence ATGGAGCTTGCCAACTTTCAATTCATTGGGATCCTCGCGATTGTTGCCTTCATTTTTCCTTTTGTTGGCGTCTTCGTAGCCTCGTTGCTTCGTCCAAAAAAGCCCAATCGACTGAAAAACGTCACGTATGAGTGTGGCGTCGAGACTTACGGGGATGCATGGAGTCAGTTCAAGGCGCAATATTACCTCTTTGCGCTGATCTTCGTCATCTTCGATGTGGAAGCTGTTTTCCTGTTTCCCTGGGCAGTGGCTTATGATAAACTCCCATTGTACGCGCTGTTCGAAGTGGCCGTCTTTGTGCTGATCCTGCTCGCCGGGTTGGTGTATGCCTGGCGCACGGGGGCGTTGGAGTGGAACTAA
- the nuoH gene encoding NADH-quinone oxidoreductase subunit NuoH has protein sequence MEVTFIDLLLDPSKLGPWFHQVMLSWGFSEGLANLVGDVLGVLVIVALVLTSAIFLIWLERKVAARFQDRLGPNRAGPYGLFQTFGDIVKLLTKEDVVPDGADRVSFNIAPALAVFQIFMVAAVLPLAPHVIGADLNIALLYIVAISGIAATGALMAGWSSNNKYALLGGFRVVAQLLSYEIPLILVMLAVVLFANTMGMNSLAEKQGELIFGFFPGWYIFVMPLAFVLFFVAALAEGERAPFDLLEAESELVAGYFVEYSGMKFAWFYLQFFVNSLLLSAIITTLFLGGWQGPFVDKAPVLGFFYFFAKTTIVLLSMIWVRATFPRLRIDQMMSFCWKVLVPMALVAVFLTAIVVKLPVERDIQVLILSGTNIIALLIGLGLVGRALRKQIDSHKSAVPVSR, from the coding sequence ATGGAAGTAACATTCATAGACCTTTTGCTTGACCCATCCAAGCTTGGTCCGTGGTTTCACCAGGTAATGCTGAGTTGGGGTTTCTCGGAGGGACTCGCCAACTTGGTGGGAGATGTCCTGGGCGTGCTGGTGATCGTTGCACTCGTTCTGACATCAGCCATCTTTCTGATCTGGCTGGAACGAAAGGTGGCAGCCCGCTTTCAGGATCGTTTGGGCCCGAATCGGGCTGGTCCCTATGGCCTGTTTCAGACCTTTGGTGACATTGTCAAACTGCTGACCAAGGAAGATGTCGTGCCCGACGGCGCCGATCGCGTCTCCTTCAACATCGCGCCCGCCCTGGCGGTATTTCAGATTTTTATGGTAGCAGCAGTATTGCCCCTGGCGCCACATGTCATCGGAGCCGACCTGAACATCGCATTGCTCTATATCGTCGCCATTAGCGGCATCGCAGCCACCGGTGCTTTGATGGCCGGCTGGAGTTCCAACAACAAATATGCCTTGCTGGGTGGCTTTCGCGTCGTGGCTCAATTGCTCAGTTACGAGATACCATTGATCCTGGTGATGCTGGCAGTGGTGCTTTTCGCCAACACCATGGGAATGAACAGCCTTGCGGAAAAGCAAGGCGAATTGATCTTCGGCTTTTTTCCAGGGTGGTACATTTTCGTCATGCCGTTGGCCTTCGTGCTCTTCTTCGTTGCTGCACTGGCCGAGGGCGAACGAGCGCCGTTTGACCTGTTAGAAGCGGAGAGTGAGCTGGTGGCAGGCTATTTCGTCGAGTATAGTGGCATGAAGTTTGCCTGGTTCTATCTTCAATTTTTCGTCAACAGCCTTCTCTTGAGCGCCATCATTACCACGCTATTCCTGGGCGGCTGGCAAGGGCCGTTCGTCGATAAGGCGCCGGTGCTGGGCTTCTTCTATTTCTTTGCGAAGACGACCATTGTGTTGTTGAGCATGATTTGGGTTCGGGCGACCTTCCCCCGACTACGGATTGACCAGATGATGAGTTTCTGTTGGAAGGTGCTGGTGCCGATGGCGCTGGTGGCAGTCTTTCTGACTGCAATCGTGGTCAAGCTTCCGGTAGAGCGGGATATCCAGGTTCTTATTCTGAGCGGTACCAACATCATCGCGCTTTTGATCGGCCTTGGACTTGTAGGGCGGGCGCTTCGAAAGCAGATCGATAGCCACAAATCTGCCGTACCGGTCAGCAGGTAG